Proteins encoded in a region of the Spirochaetota bacterium genome:
- a CDS encoding NAD(P)H-hydrate dehydratase translates to MAAASSALLAQAVNILSIADMQALDRSVIADGMPSLLLMEHAAAGMFRHVIRYARRGRSIIICGTGNNGGDGLALARLLVRSDVAADVLVIGTREHLSADARTNLSLLSSEGVDAAFIDETSVDDACRRILSSAVMVDALFGTGVDRNIEGVPKRMVEAMNASKGIRISLDIPSGLPAIGSGSVCVKADHTITVGAPKDIFFLEPYTRFIGRLSVVPSMFPRERLRKPGAPMLLSARGFSKINCPDDAFASKRSASVCIIAGSEQYPGAAVLAASAVYRLGVGYIRLLVPYAIRDDIRKRLPPEVVTVGVGRKGDGHFSAPHIPQIEKEMKHARAVLIGCGVDRHAETGDLLNALVPRIDRPLVVDADGLYFISRNKELMPKLSSSTVLTPHVDEFSRLVDIPADEIQSDAFNKLAAFRERTKAGVVLKSAVTFISDDAGIAVHARPQYGMGKAGMGDVLAGIITGLLARGFSMHDAMTLGVYAHGKAFRIMRTRSSADEIQPSDVSRAVGHALRSIRTRIIK, encoded by the coding sequence ATGGCCGCCGCCAGCAGCGCCCTCCTGGCGCAAGCGGTGAACATACTTTCCATAGCCGATATGCAGGCGCTTGACAGAAGCGTCATCGCGGACGGTATGCCGTCGCTGCTTCTCATGGAGCATGCTGCCGCGGGAATGTTCCGCCATGTCATACGATATGCCCGCCGTGGGCGATCGATCATCATCTGCGGTACCGGCAATAACGGCGGTGACGGCCTTGCGCTCGCGCGTCTTCTCGTACGAAGCGATGTCGCAGCGGATGTGCTTGTCATTGGTACGCGTGAACATTTGAGCGCTGATGCGCGTACGAATCTATCGCTCCTTTCTTCCGAGGGCGTCGATGCTGCTTTTATCGATGAAACTTCTGTCGATGATGCATGCCGAAGGATATTGTCGTCGGCAGTGATGGTCGACGCGCTTTTCGGTACCGGCGTTGACAGGAATATCGAAGGCGTGCCGAAGCGTATGGTTGAGGCGATGAACGCATCGAAAGGGATACGGATATCGCTCGATATACCCTCCGGATTGCCGGCGATAGGCAGCGGCAGCGTATGCGTCAAGGCGGATCATACGATAACCGTCGGCGCCCCCAAGGATATATTCTTTCTCGAGCCGTATACTCGCTTCATCGGGCGGCTGTCCGTAGTCCCGTCGATGTTCCCCCGCGAGCGGCTCCGCAAGCCGGGCGCACCGATGCTCCTCTCCGCTCGGGGCTTTTCCAAGATCAATTGTCCCGATGATGCCTTTGCGAGCAAACGATCGGCATCCGTGTGTATCATCGCCGGGAGCGAACAGTATCCCGGTGCAGCGGTGCTGGCGGCAAGTGCGGTCTATCGCCTCGGCGTCGGGTATATTCGTCTGCTCGTGCCGTACGCCATTCGCGACGATATAAGAAAGCGTCTTCCGCCGGAAGTCGTTACCGTCGGGGTAGGGCGGAAGGGTGACGGGCATTTTTCCGCACCGCATATCCCGCAGATCGAAAAAGAGATGAAGCATGCGCGTGCCGTGCTCATCGGCTGCGGCGTGGACCGTCATGCCGAGACGGGCGATCTTCTCAATGCGCTCGTGCCGCGTATCGACAGACCGCTTGTCGTCGATGCGGACGGTCTCTATTTCATTTCGCGCAACAAGGAGCTGATGCCGAAACTGTCATCATCGACGGTGCTGACGCCGCATGTCGACGAATTTTCGCGCCTTGTCGATATTCCGGCGGATGAGATACAGAGCGATGCGTTCAATAAACTCGCCGCATTCCGCGAACGTACGAAGGCGGGTGTTGTTCTTAAAAGCGCGGTCACGTTCATCTCGGACGATGCAGGCATAGCGGTTCATGCGCGCCCTCAATACGGAATGGGGAAAGCCGGCATGGGCGATGTGCTCGCCGGCATCATCACCGGTCTTCTCGCGCGCGGGTTCTCGATGCATGACGCAATGACGCTCGGTGTATATGCGCACGGAAAGGCGTTCCGCATCATGCGCACCCGAAGCTCGGCCGATGAGATTCAGCCGTCGGATGTATCGCGGGCGGTCGGGCATGCACTTCGATCGATACGAACACGGATCATCAAATGA
- a CDS encoding site-2 protease family protein codes for MIANILATIIHGSVFFIIFIFSATCHEFGHALAARYFGDRTAQAEGRLTLNPLKHIDIFGTIILPLMAIFLRLPVFGWMKPVPINPLNFRHPERHQAVVSVAGPLSNLLLIAVSFGMLKLLTFTLPSMSGGNAPAAFALIRMVPEGMAQAAVIAYVTLIVIFYTSYIVNMILMVFNLLPIPPLDGGWVLRYFLPVSGKMLFDRFYSKGFLILLLLMMFGIIGKILSPILYYWRMFLGPEILSVIPPLFR; via the coding sequence ATGATCGCGAACATACTTGCAACAATAATACATGGCTCCGTCTTCTTTATCATCTTTATTTTTTCGGCGACCTGCCATGAATTCGGTCATGCGCTTGCCGCGCGGTACTTCGGTGACAGGACAGCGCAAGCCGAGGGGCGGCTCACGCTCAATCCGCTGAAACACATCGATATATTCGGAACGATAATTCTCCCGCTCATGGCGATATTCCTCCGCTTGCCGGTGTTCGGTTGGATGAAGCCGGTGCCGATAAACCCGCTTAATTTCCGCCACCCTGAGCGCCATCAGGCCGTTGTGTCGGTCGCGGGGCCGCTTTCGAACCTGCTGCTCATCGCCGTTTCATTCGGCATGCTCAAACTGCTCACGTTCACGCTCCCGTCGATGTCCGGCGGGAATGCGCCGGCGGCATTTGCGCTCATCCGCATGGTGCCGGAAGGCATGGCGCAGGCAGCGGTCATAGCGTATGTCACCCTTATCGTGATATTCTATACATCGTATATCGTCAATATGATACTCATGGTGTTCAATCTGCTGCCGATACCGCCGCTCGATGGCGGCTGGGTGCTCAGATATTTCCTGCCGGTCAGCGGCAAGATGCTGTTCGACCGGTTCTATTCAAAAGGCTTTTTAATACTATTACTGCTCATGATGTTCGGTATCATAGGGAAGATATTAAGTCCCATACTTTATTATTGGCGAATGTTCCTTGGGCCGGAAATACTGTCCGTGATACCTCCGCTCTTTCGCTGA
- a CDS encoding Rrf2 family transcriptional regulator — MKVSTIGRYATCALICLAERYGKGPTSLSKIANEQQISVKYLENIMRIFISHGVVATTKGAHGGFTLTKNPRTVRMGDVITLAEGVVLPIHCMEDSDLCPRRGTCPAKYMWRDLQNGIIDSLNRNTLYSLAQQKKKLAQEKPKRRQSA; from the coding sequence ATGAAAGTGTCCACCATCGGCAGATACGCCACGTGCGCGCTCATCTGCCTTGCAGAACGATACGGCAAAGGACCGACGTCGCTCTCGAAAATAGCGAATGAGCAGCAGATATCGGTGAAGTACCTTGAGAACATCATGCGCATTTTCATAAGCCACGGGGTGGTCGCAACGACCAAGGGCGCGCATGGCGGTTTCACCCTCACAAAGAACCCGCGCACCGTACGCATGGGGGATGTGATAACCCTCGCCGAAGGCGTGGTGCTCCCCATTCACTGCATGGAGGACAGCGATCTCTGTCCGCGGCGGGGCACCTGTCCTGCGAAATACATGTGGAGGGACCTGCAGAACGGCATCATCGACAGCCTCAACAGGAATACGCTTTATTCTCTCGCGCAGCAGAAAAAGAAGCTTGCGCAGGAAAAACCGAAGCGCAGACAGAGCGCATAA
- a CDS encoding OmpH family outer membrane protein — MKKIILILTAAAITLCAEERFTKVGYIRLDQIYATLAKDREAREALNLLVADAKKKIEDLAAQIKQLKQRLDTDTTLSENRKKELRNDIDWKNDELTKLVKEQEQSINAKGDDYLKESNRKISEAVRALARKEGYSMIFVREESGIMFAEPEYDISMKVIDYLKQLAKEAGKK; from the coding sequence TTGAAAAAGATCATTCTTATTCTGACGGCGGCCGCCATTACGCTGTGCGCCGAGGAGCGATTCACCAAGGTCGGCTATATCCGGCTCGATCAGATCTATGCGACGCTCGCCAAGGACCGCGAGGCGCGCGAGGCGCTCAATCTGCTCGTGGCGGACGCGAAAAAGAAGATAGAGGACCTGGCCGCGCAGATAAAGCAGCTGAAGCAGCGGCTGGATACGGACACGACGCTTTCGGAGAACCGCAAGAAAGAGCTGCGCAACGATATCGACTGGAAGAACGATGAGCTCACCAAGCTCGTGAAGGAGCAGGAGCAGTCCATCAATGCGAAGGGCGATGATTATCTCAAGGAATCCAACCGGAAGATATCCGAAGCGGTGCGCGCGCTCGCACGGAAAGAGGGCTACAGCATGATATTCGTCCGCGAAGAGTCGGGGATCATGTTCGCCGAGCCGGAATACGATATCAGCATGAAGGTCATCGATTATCTCAAGCAGCTTGCAAAGGAAGCCGGTAAGAAATAG
- a CDS encoding polyprenyl synthetase family protein, with the protein MANGKTKYQLIRREIGRELSLVRRRMRAMCSGERGVTSRLSSHFFSHDGKMIRASLILLLARVSGGIDRTIIDFAAGVELIHAASLIHDDIIDNERVRRGMATLNDGFGNTQAVLFGDLVFVRAFELFHAIDCRPLSKKVLAVIGAMCEAQIQEDVLRGNDKVSRDQYLSVIGGKTAALFEICGYGVDVLKGLNRPAVRRFGYDLGMAFQLLDDANDLPSGEDIAEGFFTYPFIHAVRRAPLRDRRMMKALAATKPFGTKEAHALTRCIEDAGGIEANNRLAYDYLSKALRAVRTVTAASKGLTALIDDLIARSGMHSGYGQQWPPPAAPSWRKR; encoded by the coding sequence ATGGCGAACGGCAAGACGAAATATCAGCTCATCCGGAGGGAGATAGGCCGCGAACTATCGCTCGTCCGCAGGCGTATGCGTGCCATGTGCTCCGGCGAACGGGGCGTCACTTCGCGGCTCTCCTCTCATTTCTTTTCGCATGACGGCAAGATGATACGCGCGTCGCTGATACTGCTCCTTGCCCGCGTCTCCGGCGGTATCGACCGCACCATCATCGATTTCGCCGCCGGTGTCGAGCTCATCCATGCGGCAAGTCTCATCCACGACGACATCATCGATAATGAACGCGTGCGCCGCGGCATGGCGACGCTCAATGACGGCTTCGGCAATACGCAGGCCGTTCTCTTCGGCGATCTCGTGTTCGTGCGCGCGTTCGAGCTTTTCCACGCCATCGACTGCCGGCCGCTCAGCAAAAAAGTGCTCGCCGTCATCGGTGCGATGTGCGAAGCGCAGATACAGGAAGATGTGCTCCGCGGCAACGATAAAGTGAGCCGCGACCAGTACCTTTCGGTCATCGGCGGGAAGACAGCCGCCCTTTTCGAGATATGCGGTTATGGTGTCGATGTGCTCAAAGGGCTTAATCGCCCGGCGGTACGCCGCTTCGGTTACGATCTCGGCATGGCCTTTCAGCTCCTCGATGACGCGAACGATCTTCCTTCGGGGGAGGATATCGCCGAGGGGTTCTTCACCTATCCGTTCATTCATGCGGTGCGCAGGGCGCCGCTCAGGGACAGGCGGATGATGAAGGCGCTTGCCGCAACGAAACCTTTCGGTACGAAAGAGGCGCATGCCCTCACGCGCTGTATCGAGGACGCCGGCGGCATCGAGGCGAACAATCGCCTGGCATACGATTATCTTTCGAAGGCGCTTCGCGCCGTGCGGACGGTGACTGCAGCGAGCAAAGGGCTTACCGCGCTCATCGACGACCTTATTGCGCGCTCGGGAATGCATAGCGGCTATGGCCAGCAATGGCCGCCGCCAGCAGCGCCCTCCTGGCGCAAGCGGTGA
- the lpxD gene encoding UDP-3-O-(3-hydroxymyristoyl)glucosamine N-acyltransferase, translating to MSLVKRTAAEVASFLSGTVQGDASVVFSGFSGTDAIADGSIVCLEDEKFLPAVLASRALAIVTAKVLASGKTEIIVPDTKEAFFRLLTFFYPDDAVTPGVSPKASVASSAKLPHSACVEDNVVIGEHVVIGERSVIKSGAVIGKGSVIGADTVIHPNVTLYPGMEIGSHVIIHAGAVIGSDGFGYRETPVGREKIPQKGKVIIEDDVEIGANTTIDRSTLGATIIKRGAKIDNLVHIAHNCTVGEHAVIVAQVGVAGSTRIGSGVILAGQVGISDHCDIGDKTVIGAQAGVMSNVKVPANSLLWGSPTQNMKDEKLKLVSLRKLYALTKFIEEKFGMKF from the coding sequence ATGTCACTGGTAAAAAGGACCGCCGCCGAGGTCGCATCATTCCTTTCAGGCACCGTGCAGGGCGATGCCTCCGTCGTGTTTTCGGGGTTCTCCGGCACCGACGCCATCGCCGACGGATCGATCGTATGTCTTGAGGACGAGAAATTCCTTCCCGCGGTGCTCGCATCCCGCGCGCTTGCCATTGTCACGGCGAAGGTGCTTGCGAGCGGAAAGACGGAGATAATCGTTCCCGATACGAAGGAAGCGTTCTTCCGTCTGCTCACGTTCTTCTATCCGGATGATGCTGTCACTCCCGGCGTTTCGCCGAAAGCGTCCGTTGCATCGAGCGCGAAGCTGCCTCATTCGGCATGTGTCGAGGATAATGTCGTCATCGGCGAGCATGTCGTCATCGGTGAGCGCTCTGTCATCAAATCGGGTGCCGTCATCGGAAAGGGCTCTGTCATCGGTGCGGATACGGTCATTCATCCGAACGTTACGCTGTATCCAGGCATGGAGATCGGTTCGCATGTTATCATCCATGCCGGCGCCGTCATCGGCAGCGACGGCTTCGGTTATCGCGAAACACCCGTCGGCCGCGAAAAGATACCGCAGAAGGGGAAGGTCATCATCGAGGATGATGTCGAGATAGGCGCTAACACGACGATAGACCGCTCAACGCTCGGCGCCACCATCATCAAGCGCGGTGCGAAGATCGACAATCTTGTGCACATCGCGCATAACTGCACGGTCGGCGAGCACGCCGTCATCGTCGCGCAGGTGGGCGTTGCGGGGAGTACGAGGATAGGCAGCGGCGTCATTCTTGCCGGACAGGTCGGCATTTCCGATCACTGCGATATCGGCGATAAGACCGTCATCGGGGCGCAGGCGGGCGTCATGTCCAATGTGAAGGTGCCCGCGAATTCCCTGCTTTGGGGTTCGCCCACGCAGAACATGAAGGACGAGAAGCTGAAGCTCGTAAGCCTCCGAAAGCTGTATGCCCTGACGAAATTCATCGAAGAGAAATTCGGGATGAAATTCTAG
- a CDS encoding Pls/PosA family non-ribosomal peptide synthetase: MDALSFLANPVPSLLGEGSLVGLFDDSARRHPENIAVDHDGAQITYDALSASASRFAGHLTQRGIGKGDRVAILMRKSLGLYASIIGVLRTGASYVPLDPEYPADRIAFVLDDSRAKCIVTAAEFRGMLSGKTPAICIDDDEAAIRGHEPLFRASPAAPDDEAYVIYTSGSTGRPKGVMVSHANARHLVIAEQTMYRVQKNDRVLQGFSIAFDASIEEIWVTFHAAATLVVGTERIMRGGPETREMLSARHITVLSCVPSFLTMFEDSVPSVRMLIVGGEACREQHVAAWFSPGRVIYNTYGPTEATVVATISRMHPGKAVTIGRPIPNYTCSIMNAAQELLPRGESGELVLGGAGVTKGYVGRDDLTRERYIENRHTAVTGDTSPRLYRTGDRARINEQGEIEFLGRTDSQIKIRGFRIEVSEIESVLVEVTGARNAVVVARREKENHFLCGYVESDTAFDERSAIARLREKLPAYMVPASIDALAEFPRLPSGKIDTGRLPARTISPAKTDLNDPVKNHIYHLWCELCGTTAIGENDDFFTALGGHSLLAARFVSRMRTDARFSRLSMRDLYDHPSIASLAGLLANAAPESARQRAFRPIPQWRHTISGIAQALMLFIVIGFYSLQWATPFVVYSYFHAYEYEQLYSVIAAVAALCLVYPTMLIIAVLLKWIVLGRVREGDHPLWGAYYLRWTFVHHMLGCLPLQFLSGTPLMNAYLRALGAHIGARTHIDSDLVGGLDMISVGADTVINADANISCHAVENGLLKIRSIRIGNDVCIGARAVVAQDTVIGSNVLVDELTAIAPGMRLSDDTRWGGSPAACIGGRASAGAPSAVPPVRNALVTMFFAACFFILPTLGLLPVFPGVMLMYNIDYASENYFYLIVAPLVGASFVLFSAIMIVAVKWLVLGKLREGSYPLRSVFYVRKWLFDKFMEISLGTLGTLYATLAVLPWYRALGVSLGKRAEVSTASFILPDLLEIGQESFIADGVGLGAARIEAGRIILKRTKLGSRTFIGNSAFIPNGTVIDDNCLIGCQTIPRDASVPSGTAWVGHPAMYLPRRASGTGFAEETTYTPSIKLYRRRLAIELLRIILPSTAFIVFTSLLLSLFIIIEDHVPMWQALLAFPLIYCVLGTAAIAVTALLKRIVIGRYERGEHPLWSTFVWKTEFMTGFIENFTNPVFASHLRGTVFLPWYFRLLGMKIGKRAAMHTMDITEFDLVTLGDDVALNDDCTIQTHLFEDRVMKLGTIRIGSRVSVGSDTLVLYDTELEDDVSVGDLSLVMKGEHLYARESWAGSPVTPTVRPGEKQV; encoded by the coding sequence TCGCGATACTCATGCGCAAGTCGCTCGGGCTCTACGCATCCATCATCGGCGTTCTTCGTACGGGCGCGTCCTACGTCCCTCTCGACCCCGAATATCCTGCCGACCGCATCGCCTTCGTGCTCGATGATTCGCGCGCGAAGTGCATCGTAACGGCGGCTGAATTCCGGGGCATGCTTTCAGGAAAGACACCGGCGATATGCATCGACGATGATGAAGCCGCTATCCGCGGACATGAACCGCTCTTTCGCGCATCACCCGCCGCTCCCGATGACGAAGCGTATGTCATCTATACCTCGGGCAGCACCGGCAGGCCCAAGGGCGTCATGGTATCGCACGCGAACGCGCGGCATCTCGTCATAGCCGAACAGACGATGTATCGTGTGCAGAAGAACGATCGCGTACTGCAGGGGTTCTCCATCGCATTCGACGCTTCCATCGAGGAGATATGGGTGACATTCCATGCTGCGGCAACGCTCGTTGTCGGCACCGAGCGCATCATGCGCGGCGGACCGGAAACACGGGAGATGCTCTCTGCACGCCATATCACCGTGCTCTCCTGCGTGCCGTCATTTCTCACGATGTTCGAGGACAGTGTGCCATCGGTACGCATGCTCATCGTCGGCGGCGAGGCATGCCGCGAACAGCATGTAGCCGCATGGTTCTCACCCGGACGCGTCATCTATAATACGTACGGACCGACCGAAGCCACCGTCGTTGCGACGATAAGCAGGATGCATCCCGGAAAAGCGGTGACGATAGGACGCCCCATCCCCAACTACACATGCTCCATCATGAATGCCGCACAGGAGCTGCTCCCGCGCGGTGAAAGCGGCGAGCTCGTGCTCGGCGGCGCCGGGGTGACAAAAGGATACGTGGGCCGAGACGACCTTACCCGCGAACGATACATCGAGAACCGACACACCGCCGTTACCGGCGACACGAGCCCCCGATTGTACCGCACCGGCGACCGTGCGCGTATCAACGAGCAGGGGGAGATCGAATTCCTCGGGCGTACCGATTCGCAGATAAAGATACGCGGCTTCCGTATCGAAGTGAGCGAGATAGAATCGGTGCTCGTCGAGGTCACCGGCGCACGGAACGCCGTCGTCGTCGCACGTCGGGAAAAGGAGAACCACTTCCTCTGCGGGTATGTGGAATCGGATACCGCATTCGATGAACGATCGGCGATTGCCAGGCTCAGGGAAAAGCTCCCCGCATACATGGTCCCGGCATCCATCGATGCGCTCGCCGAATTCCCGCGGCTCCCGAGCGGCAAGATCGATACGGGGCGTCTCCCCGCACGCACGATATCCCCGGCGAAGACCGACCTCAACGACCCCGTAAAGAACCATATCTATCACCTCTGGTGCGAACTCTGCGGGACGACGGCGATCGGCGAGAACGATGATTTCTTCACCGCGCTCGGCGGTCATTCGCTCCTTGCGGCGCGATTCGTTTCACGCATGCGCACCGATGCGCGGTTCTCGCGGCTCTCCATGCGCGATCTCTACGACCACCCCTCGATCGCATCGCTTGCAGGACTTCTCGCGAACGCCGCCCCGGAATCAGCACGGCAGCGCGCGTTCAGACCGATACCGCAGTGGCGGCATACGATAAGCGGCATCGCCCAGGCGCTCATGCTCTTTATCGTCATCGGGTTCTATTCCCTGCAATGGGCGACACCGTTCGTCGTATACAGTTACTTTCACGCATATGAATACGAACAGCTCTACTCGGTCATCGCAGCTGTCGCGGCGCTCTGTCTCGTCTACCCCACCATGCTCATCATCGCAGTGCTGCTCAAATGGATAGTGCTCGGCCGGGTCCGGGAAGGCGATCACCCCCTCTGGGGCGCGTATTATCTGCGATGGACGTTCGTGCATCACATGCTCGGCTGTCTCCCGCTGCAATTCCTCTCCGGCACACCGCTCATGAACGCGTATCTCCGCGCATTAGGTGCACACATCGGTGCACGCACCCACATCGATTCCGATCTCGTCGGCGGACTCGATATGATATCCGTCGGCGCGGACACGGTCATCAATGCCGATGCGAACATCTCCTGCCACGCGGTAGAGAACGGGCTCCTCAAGATACGTTCGATACGGATCGGGAACGATGTCTGCATCGGCGCGCGCGCGGTCGTGGCGCAGGATACCGTCATCGGATCCAATGTTCTGGTCGATGAGCTCACCGCTATCGCACCGGGGATGCGCCTCTCGGACGATACACGCTGGGGCGGATCGCCTGCGGCATGCATCGGGGGACGGGCGTCCGCGGGGGCGCCCTCCGCCGTACCGCCGGTGAGGAACGCACTGGTGACCATGTTCTTTGCGGCATGCTTCTTCATTCTTCCGACGCTCGGTCTTCTCCCGGTGTTCCCGGGCGTCATGCTCATGTACAACATCGACTATGCGAGCGAGAATTATTTCTACCTCATTGTCGCCCCGCTCGTCGGCGCATCGTTCGTCCTTTTCTCCGCGATCATGATAGTCGCCGTGAAATGGCTCGTGCTCGGGAAACTGCGGGAGGGGTCCTATCCCCTGCGGAGCGTTTTCTATGTCCGCAAATGGCTCTTCGATAAATTCATGGAGATAAGCCTCGGCACGCTCGGCACGCTCTATGCCACGCTCGCCGTGCTCCCCTGGTATCGTGCGCTCGGCGTATCGCTCGGCAAACGCGCGGAAGTGTCGACCGCGTCGTTCATACTGCCGGACCTGCTCGAGATCGGACAGGAAAGTTTCATCGCCGACGGCGTAGGGCTCGGTGCGGCGCGCATCGAAGCGGGGCGCATCATCCTCAAGCGGACGAAGCTCGGCAGCCGAACGTTCATCGGCAACAGTGCGTTCATCCCGAACGGCACGGTCATCGACGATAATTGCCTCATCGGATGCCAGACCATACCGCGCGATGCGTCGGTACCGTCGGGCACGGCCTGGGTAGGTCATCCGGCCATGTATCTCCCGCGGCGCGCGAGCGGCACCGGATTCGCGGAGGAAACGACATACACCCCGAGTATAAAGCTCTATCGCAGGCGGCTTGCCATCGAACTCCTCCGCATCATACTCCCCTCGACGGCGTTCATCGTCTTCACATCGCTCCTTCTCTCATTGTTCATCATCATCGAAGATCACGTACCGATGTGGCAGGCGCTCCTGGCATTCCCGCTCATCTACTGCGTGCTCGGCACCGCCGCCATCGCCGTCACGGCGCTCCTCAAACGCATCGTTATCGGGCGCTACGAACGGGGGGAACATCCGCTCTGGAGCACCTTCGTCTGGAAGACCGAATTCATGACGGGTTTCATCGAGAATTTCACCAACCCGGTGTTCGCATCGCATCTCAGGGGCACGGTGTTCCTGCCATGGTATTTCCGCCTGCTCGGGATGAAGATCGGCAAGCGCGCGGCGATGCATACCATGGATATCACCGAATTCGATCTTGTCACGCTCGGCGACGATGTAGCGCTCAACGACGACTGTACGATACAGACGCATCTCTTCGAGGACCGTGTCATGAAGCTCGGGACCATACGCATCGGGTCGCGGGTCTCCGTGGGAAGCGACACCCTGGTGCTCTACGACACCGAACTCGAAGACGATGTATCGGTCGGCGATCTTTCGCTCGTCATGAAAGGAGAGCACCTCTACGCACGGGAGTCATGGGCCGGATCACCGGTAACACCGACGGTACGCCCCGGCGAAAAGCAGGTATGA
- the dapB gene encoding 4-hydroxy-tetrahydrodipicolinate reductase, translated as MIRIGIAGARGRMGMMNIESVFNDAELTLSAALEITGHPAIGRDIGMFFGRNDINVPITDDAAKFLESADVVIDFTGRDASLALMEKAASMQKKYVLGSTGFSDADKARIGEFARRMPVVFASNMSVGVNVLFSLVERAAKLLGGYEVEIIEAHHDKKKDAPSGTALTLAETVAKGLSLSLKENAVYGRSGMVGARKANEIGIHAVRAGDIVGEHTVMFCTDGERIEITHKAHSRKNFSLGAMQAAKWLSSRGNGLYSMRDVLGL; from the coding sequence ATGATACGGATCGGTATCGCCGGCGCGCGCGGGCGCATGGGCATGATGAACATTGAATCGGTGTTCAATGACGCCGAGCTTACGCTTTCAGCGGCGCTGGAAATTACGGGACATCCTGCTATCGGCAGGGATATCGGCATGTTCTTCGGCAGGAACGATATCAATGTGCCGATAACCGATGACGCGGCGAAATTCCTCGAGAGCGCGGATGTCGTCATCGATTTCACCGGCCGTGATGCATCGCTCGCGCTCATGGAAAAGGCCGCATCGATGCAGAAGAAGTACGTGCTCGGGAGCACCGGCTTTTCCGACGCGGACAAGGCACGCATCGGCGAATTCGCCAGGCGCATGCCCGTCGTTTTCGCATCGAACATGAGCGTGGGGGTGAACGTCCTCTTCTCCCTTGTCGAACGCGCGGCAAAGCTCCTCGGCGGCTATGAGGTGGAAATAATCGAAGCTCATCACGACAAGAAGAAGGATGCCCCCTCGGGAACGGCGCTCACGCTTGCCGAAACGGTGGCGAAGGGCTTATCGCTTTCCCTCAAGGAGAATGCCGTCTACGGCAGGAGCGGTATGGTCGGAGCACGCAAGGCCAATGAGATAGGGATACACGCGGTACGCGCCGGTGATATCGTCGGGGAACACACGGTCATGTTCTGCACGGATGGGGAACGCATCGAAATAACGCATAAGGCTCATTCCCGGAAGAATTTCTCGCTCGGCGCCATGCAGGCTGCAAAGTGGCTTTCATCCAGGGGCAATGGGCTCTATTCAATGCGGGATGTTCTTGGTCTTTGA
- a CDS encoding PD-(D/E)XK nuclease family protein — translation MIRYSEYRLAMYLACPRKYYHRYIKEKRTPMAVTPYNILGGNVHLACKEFYRLNAEARTLDALHADFRSIWKRSSAREFFDSREKEKEFGEEGLRMLANFHRRFGAVKPYIMEKHMENRFNGFILYGRVDRVDISPSGALSIIDYKTNRFKELEGKDRERHTMQLKVYALLLNSKERPVETGVYYHLGEDCCDTVEFTHEKIARIHDMICELVEEIEHDTVYDPNAGKSCAYCDYHAECDSNSGVAPAEDANELDLGDGQ, via the coding sequence ATGATACGCTACAGCGAATACCGGCTTGCCATGTATCTCGCCTGTCCGCGCAAGTACTATCACCGCTACATCAAGGAAAAAAGAACGCCGATGGCCGTTACGCCGTACAATATACTCGGCGGCAATGTGCATCTAGCCTGCAAGGAATTCTACCGTTTGAACGCCGAGGCGCGTACGCTCGATGCGCTCCATGCCGATTTCCGTTCGATATGGAAGCGGAGCTCCGCAAGGGAATTCTTCGACTCGCGCGAGAAGGAGAAGGAATTCGGCGAGGAGGGGCTTCGCATGCTCGCGAACTTCCACCGCCGTTTCGGCGCGGTGAAGCCGTATATCATGGAAAAGCACATGGAGAACCGGTTTAACGGTTTCATTCTCTACGGCCGCGTCGACCGCGTCGATATATCGCCCTCGGGCGCGCTCTCCATCATCGATTATAAGACGAACCGTTTCAAGGAGCTGGAAGGGAAGGACCGCGAACGCCATACGATGCAGCTTAAGGTATATGCGCTCCTCCTGAACAGTAAAGAGCGCCCGGTCGAGACCGGGGTGTATTATCATCTCGGTGAGGACTGCTGCGATACGGTCGAATTCACGCACGAAAAGATAGCGCGCATCCATGATATGATATGCGAACTTGTCGAAGAGATAGAGCATGATACGGTGTACGATCCCAATGCAGGGAAGTCATGCGCGTATTGCGATTACCACGCAGAATGCGATTCGAATTCGGGTGTCGCCCCGGCGGAAGATGCGAACGAACTGGACTTGGGGGATGGGCAATAG